From one Rhodamnia argentea isolate NSW1041297 chromosome 1, ASM2092103v1, whole genome shotgun sequence genomic stretch:
- the LOC115725973 gene encoding integrator complex subunit 9 isoform X2, producing MKLTCLSRGKGFYFPPCHMLNVCGFRILIDCPLDLSALAVFAPIPPGFSAVQDEEDFGHSVGESDGCESGNEERKNIEKPMDAKALIRSEPWYKTVANLHLWNLSFIDVVLISSPSGMLGLPFLTRAEGFSAKIYVTEAAAKLGKLMMEDLVSMHEEFRQFYGSEELGSPHWMKWEELESLPSAMKEIVLGTDGIELGGWMPLYRVPLSAADIEDCAKKAQKLKYAEVACYNGTINIKPISSGLEIGACNWTIRYPDGTIAFVSSSEFVPSHALEFNYNALRSCDVLIYSDFSSLDILETANKGSNYTAPEDSSTSSDLEELLLHADESSEEMDKLNFICSCAVDAVKAGGSVLIPIGRLGIMLQLLEQISICLESSQHKVPIFVISSVAEELLAYTNIIPEWVCKQRQEKLFSGESLFAHVELLNGERLQVYPAIYSPKLLLHWQEPCIVFCPHWSLRLGPAVHLLRRWHGDEKSLLIWEEGMDSDIALLPFEPKVMKMKVLRCSFLSGIVLKKVQPLIHILQPKFLLPEDFRQQIISPVSDSYSVLHYSVNETLKLPTLKEGSELEITADVISRLHWKNLQEQNLSITRLKGNLVMCDARRRILYSDELPCSNSEPPLLSGALDLQKLLTRLSEMGIGGSLQEGSVTTDGLSDARVLRIDAPSEALLEIRSTSTIISAANEELAFHIRDAVNSILDGT from the exons ATGAAGTTG ACATGCCTGAGCAGAGGTAAAGGATTTTACTTTCCCCCATGTCACATGCTGAATGTCTGTGGGTTTAGGATCTTGATTGATTGCCCCCTAGACCTGTCTGCTCTCGCTGTTTTCGCCCCAATACCTCCCGGATTTTCTGCCGTGCAAGATGAAGAAGACTTTGGACATTCAGTTGGGGAATCCGATGGCTGTGAGTCTGGGAATGAAGAGAGGAAGAATATTGAGAAACCCATGGATGCAAAGGCTTTGATTCGTTCAGAACCGTGGTACAAAACTGTGGCGAACCTGCACTTGTGGAACCTCTCGTTCATCGATGTAGTGTTGATCTCGAGCCCCTCTGGGATGCTCGGGTTGCCATTCCTTACTCGAGCGGAGGGCTTCTCGGCGAAG ATATATGTAACTGAGGCGGCAGCGAAACTCGGGAAACTTATGATGGAGGACCTTGTTTCAATGCATGAGGAATTCAGGCAGTTTTATGGATCCGAAGAATTGGGTAGTCCTCACTGGATGAAGTGGGAGGAGCTGGAATCACTTCCTTCCGCAATGAAGGAGATAGTATTGGGCACTGATGGGATCGAGCTTGGTGGATGGATGCCATTGTACAG AGTGCCTCTCAGTGCAGCTGACATAGAGGATTGTGCTAAGAAGGCTCAAAAACTCAAATATGCGGAAGTGGCATGCTACAATGGCACAATAAATATCAAACCAATCAGCTCCGGGTTGGAAATAGGAGCCTGTAATTGGACAATAAGATATCCAGATGGAACGATAGCATTTGTCTCGAGCTCTGAATTTGTTCCCAGTCATGCTTTGGAGTTTAATTATAACGCTCTTCGATCGTGCGATGTGCTAATATATTCAGATTTTTCATCTCTGGATATCCTGGAAACTGCCAACAAGGGGAGTAATTACACTGCTCCTGAGGATTCTTCAACTTCGAG TGATCTGGAGGAGCTCTTACTTCATGCTGATGAGAGCTCGGAggaaatggacaaattgaacTTTATATGCTCCTGTGCAGTTGATGCTGTTAAAGCCGGTGGTTCAGTACTCATTCCTATAGGACGGCTTGGAATCATGCTACAACTCTTGGAGCAGATATCTATTTGCCTGGAATCATCACAGCATAAG GTTCCCATATTTGTTATCTCATCAGTAGCAGAAGAGTTATTGGCATATACCAACATAATACCTGAATGGGTGTGCAAACAAAGGCAAGAAAAG TTGTTCTCTGGTGAGTCATTATTTGCGCATGTCGAGCTTTTGAATGGAGAAAGGCTGCAAGTGTATCCGGCAATTTACTCACCTAAGCTACT ACTTCATTGGCAGGAGCCGTGCATTGTATTTTGTCCTCACTGGAGTTTGAGACTTGGCCCAGCTGTCCATTTGCTCAGACGCTGGCATGGGGATGAAAAATCGTTACTCATCTGGGAG GAGGGTATGGATAGTGATATAGCTCTCTTGCCTTTTGAACCGAaggtgatgaagatgaaggtcCTTCGATGCTCATTTCTTTCGGGAATAGT ATTGAAGAAGGTTCAACCTTTAATCCACATCTTGCAACCGAAGTTTCTT TTACCTGAAGATTTTAGGCAGCAGATCATATCACCAGTCTCGGACTCATACTCAGTCCTTCACTACTCTGTGAATGAGACATTAAAGCTGCCTACCCTGAAGGAAGGTTCAGAACTAGAAATCACAGCAGACGTGATCTCTCGATTACATTGGAAAAACTTGCAAGAGCAAAATTTGAGCATCACAAGATTGAAAGGAAACCTAGTCATGTGTGATGCCAGAAGGCGGATTCTATACAGCGATGAGCTGCCATGCTCAAATAGTGAGCCCCCGTTGCTTTCGGGGGCTCTAGATTTGCAAAAGCTCCTGACTCGTTTGTCGGAGATGGGTATTGGCGGCTCTCTACAAGAAGGCAGTGTTACTACTGATGGATTGAGTGATGCTCGTGTCTTGCGCATCGATGCGCCTAGTGAAGCTTTACTTGAAATTAGAAGCACGAGCACCATAATCAGTGCTGCGAATGAGGAGTTGGCTTTCCACATCAGGGATGCTGTGAACAGCATCCTAGATGGTACTTGA
- the LOC115725973 gene encoding integrator complex subunit 9 isoform X3: protein MKLTCLSRGKGFYFPPCHMLNVCGFRILIDCPLDLSALAVFAPIPPGFSAVQDEEDFGHSVGESDGCESGNEERKNIEKPMDAKALIRSEPWYKTVANLHLWNLSFIDVVLISSPSGMLGLPFLTRAEGFSAKIYVTEAAAKLGKLMMEDLVSMHEEFRQFYGSEELGSPHWMKWEELESLPSAMKEIVLGTDGIELGGWMPLYSAADIEDCAKKAQKLKYAEVACYNGTINIKPISSGLEIGACNWTIRYPDGTIAFVSSSEFVPSHALEFNYNALRSCDVLIYSDFSSLDILETANKGSNYTAPEDSSTSSDLEELLLHADESSEEMDKLNFICSCAVDAVKAGGSVLIPIGRLGIMLQLLEQISICLESSQHKVPIFVISSVAEELLAYTNIIPEWVCKQRQEKLFSGESLFAHVELLNGERLQVYPAIYSPKLLLHWQEPCIVFCPHWSLRLGPAVHLLRRWHGDEKSLLIWEEGMDSDIALLPFEPKVMKMKVLRCSFLSGIVLKKVQPLIHILQPKFLVLPEDFRQQIISPVSDSYSVLHYSVNETLKLPTLKEGSELEITADVISRLHWKNLQEQNLSITRLKGNLVMCDARRRILYSDELPCSNSEPPLLSGALDLQKLLTRLSEMGIGGSLQEGSVTTDGLSDARVLRIDAPSEALLEIRSTSTIISAANEELAFHIRDAVNSILDGT, encoded by the exons ATGAAGTTG ACATGCCTGAGCAGAGGTAAAGGATTTTACTTTCCCCCATGTCACATGCTGAATGTCTGTGGGTTTAGGATCTTGATTGATTGCCCCCTAGACCTGTCTGCTCTCGCTGTTTTCGCCCCAATACCTCCCGGATTTTCTGCCGTGCAAGATGAAGAAGACTTTGGACATTCAGTTGGGGAATCCGATGGCTGTGAGTCTGGGAATGAAGAGAGGAAGAATATTGAGAAACCCATGGATGCAAAGGCTTTGATTCGTTCAGAACCGTGGTACAAAACTGTGGCGAACCTGCACTTGTGGAACCTCTCGTTCATCGATGTAGTGTTGATCTCGAGCCCCTCTGGGATGCTCGGGTTGCCATTCCTTACTCGAGCGGAGGGCTTCTCGGCGAAG ATATATGTAACTGAGGCGGCAGCGAAACTCGGGAAACTTATGATGGAGGACCTTGTTTCAATGCATGAGGAATTCAGGCAGTTTTATGGATCCGAAGAATTGGGTAGTCCTCACTGGATGAAGTGGGAGGAGCTGGAATCACTTCCTTCCGCAATGAAGGAGATAGTATTGGGCACTGATGGGATCGAGCTTGGTGGATGGATGCCATTGTACAG TGCAGCTGACATAGAGGATTGTGCTAAGAAGGCTCAAAAACTCAAATATGCGGAAGTGGCATGCTACAATGGCACAATAAATATCAAACCAATCAGCTCCGGGTTGGAAATAGGAGCCTGTAATTGGACAATAAGATATCCAGATGGAACGATAGCATTTGTCTCGAGCTCTGAATTTGTTCCCAGTCATGCTTTGGAGTTTAATTATAACGCTCTTCGATCGTGCGATGTGCTAATATATTCAGATTTTTCATCTCTGGATATCCTGGAAACTGCCAACAAGGGGAGTAATTACACTGCTCCTGAGGATTCTTCAACTTCGAG TGATCTGGAGGAGCTCTTACTTCATGCTGATGAGAGCTCGGAggaaatggacaaattgaacTTTATATGCTCCTGTGCAGTTGATGCTGTTAAAGCCGGTGGTTCAGTACTCATTCCTATAGGACGGCTTGGAATCATGCTACAACTCTTGGAGCAGATATCTATTTGCCTGGAATCATCACAGCATAAG GTTCCCATATTTGTTATCTCATCAGTAGCAGAAGAGTTATTGGCATATACCAACATAATACCTGAATGGGTGTGCAAACAAAGGCAAGAAAAG TTGTTCTCTGGTGAGTCATTATTTGCGCATGTCGAGCTTTTGAATGGAGAAAGGCTGCAAGTGTATCCGGCAATTTACTCACCTAAGCTACT ACTTCATTGGCAGGAGCCGTGCATTGTATTTTGTCCTCACTGGAGTTTGAGACTTGGCCCAGCTGTCCATTTGCTCAGACGCTGGCATGGGGATGAAAAATCGTTACTCATCTGGGAG GAGGGTATGGATAGTGATATAGCTCTCTTGCCTTTTGAACCGAaggtgatgaagatgaaggtcCTTCGATGCTCATTTCTTTCGGGAATAGT ATTGAAGAAGGTTCAACCTTTAATCCACATCTTGCAACCGAAGTTTCTTGTG TTACCTGAAGATTTTAGGCAGCAGATCATATCACCAGTCTCGGACTCATACTCAGTCCTTCACTACTCTGTGAATGAGACATTAAAGCTGCCTACCCTGAAGGAAGGTTCAGAACTAGAAATCACAGCAGACGTGATCTCTCGATTACATTGGAAAAACTTGCAAGAGCAAAATTTGAGCATCACAAGATTGAAAGGAAACCTAGTCATGTGTGATGCCAGAAGGCGGATTCTATACAGCGATGAGCTGCCATGCTCAAATAGTGAGCCCCCGTTGCTTTCGGGGGCTCTAGATTTGCAAAAGCTCCTGACTCGTTTGTCGGAGATGGGTATTGGCGGCTCTCTACAAGAAGGCAGTGTTACTACTGATGGATTGAGTGATGCTCGTGTCTTGCGCATCGATGCGCCTAGTGAAGCTTTACTTGAAATTAGAAGCACGAGCACCATAATCAGTGCTGCGAATGAGGAGTTGGCTTTCCACATCAGGGATGCTGTGAACAGCATCCTAGATGGTACTTGA
- the LOC115725973 gene encoding integrator complex subunit 9 isoform X1 has protein sequence MKLTCLSRGKGFYFPPCHMLNVCGFRILIDCPLDLSALAVFAPIPPGFSAVQDEEDFGHSVGESDGCESGNEERKNIEKPMDAKALIRSEPWYKTVANLHLWNLSFIDVVLISSPSGMLGLPFLTRAEGFSAKIYVTEAAAKLGKLMMEDLVSMHEEFRQFYGSEELGSPHWMKWEELESLPSAMKEIVLGTDGIELGGWMPLYRVPLSAADIEDCAKKAQKLKYAEVACYNGTINIKPISSGLEIGACNWTIRYPDGTIAFVSSSEFVPSHALEFNYNALRSCDVLIYSDFSSLDILETANKGSNYTAPEDSSTSSDLEELLLHADESSEEMDKLNFICSCAVDAVKAGGSVLIPIGRLGIMLQLLEQISICLESSQHKVPIFVISSVAEELLAYTNIIPEWVCKQRQEKLFSGESLFAHVELLNGERLQVYPAIYSPKLLLHWQEPCIVFCPHWSLRLGPAVHLLRRWHGDEKSLLIWEEGMDSDIALLPFEPKVMKMKVLRCSFLSGIVLKKVQPLIHILQPKFLVLPEDFRQQIISPVSDSYSVLHYSVNETLKLPTLKEGSELEITADVISRLHWKNLQEQNLSITRLKGNLVMCDARRRILYSDELPCSNSEPPLLSGALDLQKLLTRLSEMGIGGSLQEGSVTTDGLSDARVLRIDAPSEALLEIRSTSTIISAANEELAFHIRDAVNSILDGT, from the exons ATGAAGTTG ACATGCCTGAGCAGAGGTAAAGGATTTTACTTTCCCCCATGTCACATGCTGAATGTCTGTGGGTTTAGGATCTTGATTGATTGCCCCCTAGACCTGTCTGCTCTCGCTGTTTTCGCCCCAATACCTCCCGGATTTTCTGCCGTGCAAGATGAAGAAGACTTTGGACATTCAGTTGGGGAATCCGATGGCTGTGAGTCTGGGAATGAAGAGAGGAAGAATATTGAGAAACCCATGGATGCAAAGGCTTTGATTCGTTCAGAACCGTGGTACAAAACTGTGGCGAACCTGCACTTGTGGAACCTCTCGTTCATCGATGTAGTGTTGATCTCGAGCCCCTCTGGGATGCTCGGGTTGCCATTCCTTACTCGAGCGGAGGGCTTCTCGGCGAAG ATATATGTAACTGAGGCGGCAGCGAAACTCGGGAAACTTATGATGGAGGACCTTGTTTCAATGCATGAGGAATTCAGGCAGTTTTATGGATCCGAAGAATTGGGTAGTCCTCACTGGATGAAGTGGGAGGAGCTGGAATCACTTCCTTCCGCAATGAAGGAGATAGTATTGGGCACTGATGGGATCGAGCTTGGTGGATGGATGCCATTGTACAG AGTGCCTCTCAGTGCAGCTGACATAGAGGATTGTGCTAAGAAGGCTCAAAAACTCAAATATGCGGAAGTGGCATGCTACAATGGCACAATAAATATCAAACCAATCAGCTCCGGGTTGGAAATAGGAGCCTGTAATTGGACAATAAGATATCCAGATGGAACGATAGCATTTGTCTCGAGCTCTGAATTTGTTCCCAGTCATGCTTTGGAGTTTAATTATAACGCTCTTCGATCGTGCGATGTGCTAATATATTCAGATTTTTCATCTCTGGATATCCTGGAAACTGCCAACAAGGGGAGTAATTACACTGCTCCTGAGGATTCTTCAACTTCGAG TGATCTGGAGGAGCTCTTACTTCATGCTGATGAGAGCTCGGAggaaatggacaaattgaacTTTATATGCTCCTGTGCAGTTGATGCTGTTAAAGCCGGTGGTTCAGTACTCATTCCTATAGGACGGCTTGGAATCATGCTACAACTCTTGGAGCAGATATCTATTTGCCTGGAATCATCACAGCATAAG GTTCCCATATTTGTTATCTCATCAGTAGCAGAAGAGTTATTGGCATATACCAACATAATACCTGAATGGGTGTGCAAACAAAGGCAAGAAAAG TTGTTCTCTGGTGAGTCATTATTTGCGCATGTCGAGCTTTTGAATGGAGAAAGGCTGCAAGTGTATCCGGCAATTTACTCACCTAAGCTACT ACTTCATTGGCAGGAGCCGTGCATTGTATTTTGTCCTCACTGGAGTTTGAGACTTGGCCCAGCTGTCCATTTGCTCAGACGCTGGCATGGGGATGAAAAATCGTTACTCATCTGGGAG GAGGGTATGGATAGTGATATAGCTCTCTTGCCTTTTGAACCGAaggtgatgaagatgaaggtcCTTCGATGCTCATTTCTTTCGGGAATAGT ATTGAAGAAGGTTCAACCTTTAATCCACATCTTGCAACCGAAGTTTCTTGTG TTACCTGAAGATTTTAGGCAGCAGATCATATCACCAGTCTCGGACTCATACTCAGTCCTTCACTACTCTGTGAATGAGACATTAAAGCTGCCTACCCTGAAGGAAGGTTCAGAACTAGAAATCACAGCAGACGTGATCTCTCGATTACATTGGAAAAACTTGCAAGAGCAAAATTTGAGCATCACAAGATTGAAAGGAAACCTAGTCATGTGTGATGCCAGAAGGCGGATTCTATACAGCGATGAGCTGCCATGCTCAAATAGTGAGCCCCCGTTGCTTTCGGGGGCTCTAGATTTGCAAAAGCTCCTGACTCGTTTGTCGGAGATGGGTATTGGCGGCTCTCTACAAGAAGGCAGTGTTACTACTGATGGATTGAGTGATGCTCGTGTCTTGCGCATCGATGCGCCTAGTGAAGCTTTACTTGAAATTAGAAGCACGAGCACCATAATCAGTGCTGCGAATGAGGAGTTGGCTTTCCACATCAGGGATGCTGTGAACAGCATCCTAGATGGTACTTGA
- the LOC115725962 gene encoding psbP domain-containing protein 2, chloroplastic encodes MALQLCLALSVHHPLFKLRPFLFPCLKSDFSFSIAKPRIPTQNHSPRTQVSVFSHEDDTFLPAARLSKRALSLSILAILLNGFGSSASMATLPQEVELERYTDSKEGFTLLKPPSWIKVDKAGATVLFEEPNKGGNNVGVVVSPVRLASLGEFGSPQFVADKLIQAEKRKESTKDAEVVGVAERSGHGGLKVYEFEYIVDSTRGGMKRIFSAAFVTSKKLYLLNIAHSDKPENPLDTQTRVMLEEVLHSFDAVPGT; translated from the exons ATGGCTCTCCAGCTTTGCCTGGCCCTCTCAGTTCATCACCCTCTCTTCAAGCTTCGACCCTTTCTATTCCCTTGTCTCAAATCCGATTTCTCATTTTCGATCGCCAAACCTCGCATTCCAACCCAGAATCACAGTCCTCGCACCCAAGTCTCGGTCTTTTCCCACGAGGACGACACTTTCTTGCCAGCAGCTCGTTTGAGCAAGAGGGCTCTGAGCCTCTCGATTCTTGCAATCTTGCTAAATGGTTTTGGCTCGAGCGCGTCGATGGCGACGTTGCCTCAAGAAGTGGAGCTGGAGAGGTACACAGACTCCAAGGAGGGCTTCACTCTCCTCAAACCTCCTTCTTGGATTAAG GTGGATAAAGCAGGAGCGACTGTGCTGTTTGAGGAGCCAAACAAGGGGGGCAACAATGTGGGAGTGGTGGTGAGTCCAGTTCGTCTTGCAAGCCTTGGCGAATTTGGGAGTCCTCAGTTCGTCGCGGACAAGCTCATACAAGCCGAAAAGCGCAAA gAAAGTACGAAAGATGCTGAAGTGGTTGGAGTGGCAGAGAGATCAGGCCATGGAGGCTTAAAAGTTTATGAGTTTGAGTACATAGTGGACAGCACCAGGGGAGGGATGAAAAGGATCTTTTCGGCTGCGTTTGTGACCTCAAAGAAGCTCTATCTGTTAAACATCGCTCACTCAGACAAGCCGGAGAACCCACTTGACACCCAAACAAGGGTGATGTTGGAGGAAGTTCTCCATTCTTTTGATGCTGTTCCTGGCACATGA